In a single window of the Prinia subflava isolate CZ2003 ecotype Zambia chromosome 3, Cam_Psub_1.2, whole genome shotgun sequence genome:
- the IFNAR1 gene encoding interferon alpha/beta receptor 1 isoform X1, which produces MAEPGAGAAAEPGEGWTEEPGEGWTEEPGDGWTEEPGDGWTEEPGDGWTEEPGEGWTEEPGDGWTEEPRDARTERRRGGRTAERPWLWAPGGRWLAAVLSVLVVAAPLPCAGQSSLQSPENVQVQVVNTNFTLSWDYSGGDPNVTFSAEFQWPTLEDAGWRALPGCQAVAGRGCDFSPAISEYYDAHYVRLRARAGPLLSPWSPVLEMVPEHLAQIGPPGLALQSTDGVVKVKVSPPEANQRKKMWIDDLSFKYNLVFWENSSHAQLQSKTIFPVDSIDDLAPDSTYCFKVQAYLPLEAKWGLFSPTSCVRTTQKVQDPLCATNVSVLALNMKFQLLWSSQEHQEVNYNVQYLYGFQKKLNEDYSDKWHSVPGCENVTSTCCSFSSIITNMGFYYLRVQARGAHNKSCLSREVEVDPLETNGIGPPGVKLDLSDTVLHVIISPPGGPEAEVMRDNYDLSYRILYWKNSSDNQEEVQQKEVKQTIAAVPAVSPSSLYCVQVQAFSEPYNKSSAYSQQECIHTPAGTNLPVIIFGIFLGALLVVLLVAAPLLFLLYQAYSKIKYVFFPSCQPPLNIEVSSDSSIITQLLFRRMNFNIMEKKMFTCYGSARAHFRGFISGLQTFVQSPAWHGWCWAGILFWDGKGSAPVCLETSVPACSVHSCGLLRL; this is translated from the exons ATGGCGGAGCCCGGGGCTGGAGCGGCGGCGGAGCCCGGGGAGGGATGGACGGAGGAGCCCGGGGAGGGATGGACGGAGGAGCCCGGGGATGGATGGACGGAGGAGCCCGGGGATGGATGGACGGAGGAGCCCGGGGATGGATGGACGGAGGAGCCCGGGGAGGGATGGACGGAGGAGCCCGGGGATGGATGGACGGAGGAGCCGCGGGATGCACGGACGGAGCGGCGGAGGGGCGGACGGACGGCGGAGCGGCCGTGGCTGTGGGCGCCGGGCGGGCGCTGGCTGGCAGCCGTGCTGTCCGTGCTCGTGGTCGCGGCCCCGCTGCCGTGTGCAG gccagagcagcctgcagagccccgAGAAtgtgcaggtgcaggtggtGAACACCAACTTCACTCTGAGCTGGGATTACAGCGGGGGGGACCCCAACGTGACCTTCTCAGCAGAGTTCCAGTG GCCGACGCTGGAGGACGCGGGCTGGCGGGCGCTGCCGGggtgccaggctgtggctggcaggggctgtgacTTCTCCCCGGCCATCTCCGAGTACTACGACGCCCACTACGTGCGGCTGAGGGCCCGGGCAGGGCCGCTGCTGTCCCCATGGTCCCCCGTCCTGGAGATGGTGCCCGAACACCTCG CTCAGATTGGTCCACCAGGACTGGCATTGCAGTCCACAGATGGAGTTGTAAAAGTTAAGGTTTCTCCTCCAGAGGCAAaccagaggaagaaaatgtggATCGATGATCTAAGTTTTAAATATAACCTGGTCTTCTGGGAAAATTCGTCACATGCTCAG CTGCAGAGTAAAACCATTTTCCCTGTTGACAGCATTGATGATCTTGCCCCAGACAGCACCTACTGCTTCAAGGTTCAGGCATATCTGCCCCTGGAGGCGAAGTGGGGCTTGTTCAGCCCCACCAGCTGTGTGAGGACCACCCAGAAAG TGCAGGACCCCCTGTGTGCAACCAACGTGAGCGTCCTGGCTTTGAACAtgaaattccagctgctctggagcagccaggagcaccaggaggtGAACTACAACGTGCAGTACCTCTA TGGCTTCCAGAAGAAGCTCAACGAAGACTACTCGGACAAGTGGCACAGTGTCCCCGGCTGTGAGAATGTCaccagcacctgctgcagcttctcctccatCATCACCAACATGGGCTTCTACTACCTGCGAGTgcaggccaggggggcacacAACAAATCCTGCCTGTCCAGGGAGGTCGAGGTGGATCCTCTCGAAACGA ATGGGATTGGCCCTCCTGGTGTAAAGCTGGACCTCAGTGACACCGTGCTCCACGTCATTATTTCTCCTCCAGGAGGACCTGAGGCTGAAGTCATGAGGGACAATTATGATTTGTCCTACAGGATCCTGTACTGGAAGAATTCCTCAGATAATCAG GAGGAGGTGCAGCAGAAGGAGGTGAAGCAGACCATCGCCGCCGTGCCTGCCGTGTCCCCCTCCAGCCTGTACTGTGTGCAGGTCCAGGCCTTCTCCGAGCCCTACAACAAGAGCAGTGCCTACAGCCAGCAGGAGTGCATCCACACCCCTgcag GTACCAATTTACCAGTGATCATTTTTGGTATTTTCTTGGGTGCCCTGCTGGTTGTCCTGCTGGTGGCCGCCCCTCTCCTATTTTTGCTCTACCAAGCCTACAGCAAAATCAAATACGTGttcttcccctcctgccagccccccCTGAACATCGAGGTGAGCTCTGACTCTTCAATCATTACACAGCTTCTTTTTAGGAGAATGAACTTTAATATCatggaaaaaaagatgtttaCCTGTTATGGGTCAGCCAGGGCTCATTTCAGAGGTTTTATCAGTGGCCTCCAGACCTTTGTCCAGTCTCCAGCTTGGCACGggtggtgctgggcagggatcCTGTTCTGGGATGGGAAGGGCAGCGCTCCAGTGTGTCTGGAAACCTCTGTACCTGCATGTTCTGTTCATTCTTGTGGCCTCCTCAGGCTCTAA
- the IFNAR1 gene encoding interferon alpha/beta receptor 1 isoform X2 has translation MAEPGAGAAAEPGEGWTEEPGEGWTEEPGDGWTEEPGDGWTEEPGDGWTEEPGEGWTEEPGDGWTEEPRDARTERRRGGRTAERPWLWAPGGRWLAAVLSVLVVAAPLPCAGQSSLQSPENVQVQVVNTNFTLSWDYSGGDPNVTFSAEFQWPTLEDAGWRALPGCQAVAGRGCDFSPAISEYYDAHYVRLRARAGPLLSPWSPVLEMVPEHLAQIGPPGLALQSTDGVVKVKVSPPEANQRKKMWIDDLSFKYNLVFWENSSHAQLQSKTIFPVDSIDDLAPDSTYCFKVQAYLPLEAKWGLFSPTSCVRTTQKVQDPLCATNVSVLALNMKFQLLWSSQEHQEVNYNVQYLYGFQKKLNEDYSDKWHSVPGCENVTSTCCSFSSIITNMGFYYLRVQARGAHNKSCLSREVEVDPLETNGIGPPGVKLDLSDTVLHVIISPPGGPEAEVMRDNYDLSYRILYWKNSSDNQEEVQQKEVKQTIAAVPAVSPSSLYCVQVQAFSEPYNKSSAYSQQECIHTPAGTNLPVIIFGIFLGALLVVLLVAAPLLFLLYQAYSKIKYVFFPSCQPPLNIEGFGAQPFSSPYLSAAEEPVENCCVIESMITEEGNEIDFTDYKHSTHSSRDSGNYSNDNNSSGSKGSKETLEKELL, from the exons ATGGCGGAGCCCGGGGCTGGAGCGGCGGCGGAGCCCGGGGAGGGATGGACGGAGGAGCCCGGGGAGGGATGGACGGAGGAGCCCGGGGATGGATGGACGGAGGAGCCCGGGGATGGATGGACGGAGGAGCCCGGGGATGGATGGACGGAGGAGCCCGGGGAGGGATGGACGGAGGAGCCCGGGGATGGATGGACGGAGGAGCCGCGGGATGCACGGACGGAGCGGCGGAGGGGCGGACGGACGGCGGAGCGGCCGTGGCTGTGGGCGCCGGGCGGGCGCTGGCTGGCAGCCGTGCTGTCCGTGCTCGTGGTCGCGGCCCCGCTGCCGTGTGCAG gccagagcagcctgcagagccccgAGAAtgtgcaggtgcaggtggtGAACACCAACTTCACTCTGAGCTGGGATTACAGCGGGGGGGACCCCAACGTGACCTTCTCAGCAGAGTTCCAGTG GCCGACGCTGGAGGACGCGGGCTGGCGGGCGCTGCCGGggtgccaggctgtggctggcaggggctgtgacTTCTCCCCGGCCATCTCCGAGTACTACGACGCCCACTACGTGCGGCTGAGGGCCCGGGCAGGGCCGCTGCTGTCCCCATGGTCCCCCGTCCTGGAGATGGTGCCCGAACACCTCG CTCAGATTGGTCCACCAGGACTGGCATTGCAGTCCACAGATGGAGTTGTAAAAGTTAAGGTTTCTCCTCCAGAGGCAAaccagaggaagaaaatgtggATCGATGATCTAAGTTTTAAATATAACCTGGTCTTCTGGGAAAATTCGTCACATGCTCAG CTGCAGAGTAAAACCATTTTCCCTGTTGACAGCATTGATGATCTTGCCCCAGACAGCACCTACTGCTTCAAGGTTCAGGCATATCTGCCCCTGGAGGCGAAGTGGGGCTTGTTCAGCCCCACCAGCTGTGTGAGGACCACCCAGAAAG TGCAGGACCCCCTGTGTGCAACCAACGTGAGCGTCCTGGCTTTGAACAtgaaattccagctgctctggagcagccaggagcaccaggaggtGAACTACAACGTGCAGTACCTCTA TGGCTTCCAGAAGAAGCTCAACGAAGACTACTCGGACAAGTGGCACAGTGTCCCCGGCTGTGAGAATGTCaccagcacctgctgcagcttctcctccatCATCACCAACATGGGCTTCTACTACCTGCGAGTgcaggccaggggggcacacAACAAATCCTGCCTGTCCAGGGAGGTCGAGGTGGATCCTCTCGAAACGA ATGGGATTGGCCCTCCTGGTGTAAAGCTGGACCTCAGTGACACCGTGCTCCACGTCATTATTTCTCCTCCAGGAGGACCTGAGGCTGAAGTCATGAGGGACAATTATGATTTGTCCTACAGGATCCTGTACTGGAAGAATTCCTCAGATAATCAG GAGGAGGTGCAGCAGAAGGAGGTGAAGCAGACCATCGCCGCCGTGCCTGCCGTGTCCCCCTCCAGCCTGTACTGTGTGCAGGTCCAGGCCTTCTCCGAGCCCTACAACAAGAGCAGTGCCTACAGCCAGCAGGAGTGCATCCACACCCCTgcag GTACCAATTTACCAGTGATCATTTTTGGTATTTTCTTGGGTGCCCTGCTGGTTGTCCTGCTGGTGGCCGCCCCTCTCCTATTTTTGCTCTACCAAGCCTACAGCAAAATCAAATACGTGttcttcccctcctgccagccccccCTGAACATCGAG GGCTTTGGAGCACAGCCCTTCAGCAGTCCTTACCtgtcagctgcagaggagccagtGGAAAATTGCTGTGTGATTGAATCCATGATCACAGAAGAGGGAAATGAGATTGACTTTACAGACTACAAACATTCCACACACAGCAGTCGAGACTCTGGGAATTATTCCAACGACAACAACTCTTCTGGGAGCAAAGGATCCAAGGAAACACTGGAAAAGGAACTCCTGTAA